The following is a genomic window from Dehalococcoidia bacterium.
ACCCTGGATGCTGGATGACCTGGGCTTGTTGCCGGCCTTTTTCTGGGGGCTTGATCGGTTGAAAGCAATAGCCGGTCTTTCTGTGGATTTCGAGCACGCGGGTTTGCAGGGGCGATTCCCCGCACAAGTGGAGACTTCTGCCTATCGCATCGCGCAAGAAGCATTAACCAATGTCGTCAAGCATGCCGGTGTTCAAAAAGCCACGGTACGGCTTGTGGGTGACCGGCACCAACTGACCGTGATAATTCAAGATGCGGGCCGTGGGTTCGATCCGCGAACCGCATTCAGCAACCCCCTGTCCAGTGGGCTGATCGGAATGAGAGAGCGCGCAGTATCACTGGGCGGAAAGTTGTTCGTGGACTCCGAAGTTGGGATGGGAACAACCATAATGGCTGAACTGCCGCTTAGGGAGATGGTCCCGGAATCTGCAGATGAGGACTGGAAGTGACAACAATTGTACTGGCCGATGATCACGATATAGTCAGGAGAGGACTACAATCCGTGCTGCAGGCACAGAAGGATTTCGAGATCATCGGCGAAGCGTCGGACGGACTGGAGACCATCAAGATCGCGGAGAAGCTACAGCCGGATGTGCTGGTGCTGGATCTGGTCATGCCGGGGCTAAGCGGACTGGAGGTCGCCAGAAGAGTTGCCAAGCAATCGCCGAAAACCAGGGTGATTATTCTCTCCATGTATGACAACGAAGCCGGTGTGTTGGAAGCCTTCAGGGCCGGGGCAATGGCGTACGTAGTAAAGCAGGCCTTGTCAAATG
Proteins encoded in this region:
- a CDS encoding response regulator transcription factor; the protein is MTTIVLADDHDIVRRGLQSVLQAQKDFEIIGEASDGLETIKIAEKLQPDVLVLDLVMPGLSGLEVARRVAKQSPKTRVIILSMYDNEAGVLEAFRAGAMAYVVKQALSNELVQAIRAVMEGRLYLSPPLSDRAIASYVEKAQGAKLDLYETILTSREREVLQLTAEGYTSIQIGQRLSISPRTVDTHRNSAMRKLDLHSSADIVRYAIQRGIVPLES